A genomic window from Anolis carolinensis isolate JA03-04 unplaced genomic scaffold, rAnoCar3.1.pri scaffold_13, whole genome shotgun sequence includes:
- the foxl3 gene encoding forkhead box L3: protein MFDNTQYPYNCFNYDGDDYPACSSDEEKRFTRPAYSYIALIAMAIQQSPSNKVTLSGIYDFIMKKFPYYRTNQRAWQNSIRHNLSLNSCFVKVPRTEGNDKGKGNYWSFASGCESMLDLFENGNYRRRRRRRNVKREPREKRPSNDMGCFPVLSPMDSAFPDISCPGENTESPLKPLESHEFFPNTITDQETLHSASVGKTDSEIKFSIDYILSSPDPLPVLRSPYHTQDRKNHLLDSQQLNVQIWTM from the exons ATGTTTGACAACACTCAGTATCCTTACAACTGCTTCAATTACGACGGAGACGACTACCCGGCGTGCAGCTCCGACGAAGAGAAGCGCTTCACCCGACCGGCGTATAG CTACATTGCTTTGATCGCGATGGCCATCCAGCAGAGTCCGTCCAACAAAGTCACCCTGTCTGGGATCTACGACTTCATCATGAAAAAGTTCCCCTACTACAGGACAAACCAGCGGGCCTGGCAGAACTCCATTCGGCACAACCTCTCTCTCAACAGCTGCTTTGTCAAG GTCCCACGGACAGAAGGGAATGACAAGGGCAAAGGAAACTACTGGAGCTTTGCGTCAGGATGCGAATCCATGCTCGATCTTTTTGAAAATGGGAATTACcggaggcggaggaggcggaggaatgTCAAAAGAGAACCCCGAGAGAAGAGGCCGAGTAACGACATGGGTTGCTTTCCCGTGTTATCCCCCATGGATTCTGCCTTCCCGGATATCTCCTGTCCGGGAGAGAACACGGAGTCTCCGCTGAAGCCTTTGGAGTCTCACGAGTTCTTCCCAAACACCATCACTGACCAGGAGACTCTCCACAGCGCTTCCGTAGGGAAAACTGACTCTGAAATCAAATTTAGCATTGATTACATTCTCTCTTCTCCGGATCCTCTGCCCGTCCTAAGGTCTCCTTATCACACGCAAGACCGTAAGAACCACCTCTTGGATTCTCAACAACTGAACGTCCAGATTTGGACAATGTGA